A part of Solea solea chromosome 8, fSolSol10.1, whole genome shotgun sequence genomic DNA contains:
- the LOC131464113 gene encoding protein shortage in chiasmata 1 ortholog isoform X1, which translates to MSENDTCLMPQIFSTIRYKALDYVFETTTSLKVMMNLLALPTPYLMSTHDVYPHSGKVPEVTYRTPWIRGKVISTCKLFVSGSVLDDLGATNQPVNSPERFNATLNEVNGVVEKITSSNPNFIRDIDQDEDACNSEELHISDQCSESFFKWTVAQMYPEKQNNFNSADLLLPEEVIVVAYLPKFKRHLPTLKAKLSRLRTLPVVDPLLSSTGDTISEESIFRCKHGFIFTQKHCAAYEKTPDMCTSDTQTCANVHEEFGKETLIKEESLLLPVVVDTFKMTTENYTSFSNISGQIDVAPELLEEQLPVVDVLHQAALSDASVSVNKAQFDFDKEHSEECEMNGCLMDPDLIRHLVLPYEMELDVTLSPTPKKGHTHLCLSTSELKKKAMSQLGRQCLVSSRAQKEMERACWKAEKHLNFVVGLLLAEPPISVPAINYQPLPEALKVIKSERQDFICAGGELESQLSTGVAHEFTESMMTGFPTTEVEKMEDFKKVSPGHVLSTVRPVVMSPTNNTLLTHMKKPEDAALQAEAARDNRQQKEITADMSQNTLLQNVNTNNEEVKMSKPAASANAKDPSPKVRFSDLAALSSAHKNDTVTGGEDFQTKHSFLPPEQAVSTTLKIRDNLSHQPITKRPPEKDLDPLSTFMILRSQQTTPVTAAPQSSVSTPAPLEASSQPQPPPEQIQISERRSIYMGGTVSGNASRVQESAGRWKVISHAVSQEKPDSRVIQLQATDSQQHAYCELLAIAQPCLNSVRQLGLNFPVWGDFSCLAPDQTRFILKQQEKALCRIKASSPELIKEQELIFRKAALIHVLVTSKELLLKCDLSTALAYLSKAAETCLEQNLEQLTKRLQIILFLSRKNKESDLKLQELQQLLASWLHSGKGQSNMDKILVILSTDPDSNRSTITNILSQVPGATVTVLSPGENKSKVNGASVVSSVSDSVCAVVFEQHIGPDFPWNSFCLVVEYDSPGQSAWSTVCRERSISHLTFSTSITDTAKENCLEDSVPYVLLVTGELLNCPLLLQTLESEFNITVLERSHCPSLQILGGTQHYSVVTVDESTAIIVQKQDELHQERASEGLVMRLTALSLQYSCCWLILHCPDIHGGGFYGEAFSNLVLVYSSLVLFGMKSKDLQIKVLIVSEVLEIAKWISRLCFHSLMSSDRDPVSYLDRDWLSVMPSQEEECLLQFPCINSLVSQLMLRRAPTLQWLLGASLPQLNELLPEVPHKVLKLFSDTTSLYTLTTPLNQPKSPTVTTDTNQQTFQPHRSTSPPPQQPFSNHHNTNVLFTPASTGSSFFDQDPDLILQDENSDFRLDPSSFGNPDGFLQSSWPSGEFWGKEETFSGWRSTTGAVGRVIRRVNDEWKLGPPLNLSGNTSCLYNTEDSPLKLDSTLRSSPVLQQLPDVNTQMPRYSSVLSDLQHPNIHHITCSLLSPPTGVTLWSPQRSGQGCRSNSNRIKVISPKYGSKKCWIGRERKRSGEAADVVGTELTPLKKGRLSYERVPGRSDGQTRLKLF; encoded by the exons AT GTCTGAAAACGACACATGTTTAATGCCTCAGATTTTCTCTACAATCAGATATAAAGCACTTGACTATGTGTTTGAA ACGACCACCAGTTTGAAAGTTATGATGAACTTGCTGGCTCTGCCAACACCTTATTTAATGAGTACACATGACGTGTACCCTCACAGTGGTAAAGTTCCTGAGGTCACCTACAGAACACCGTGGATCAGAG GAAAGGTAATCTCCACTTGCAAACTTTTTGTCAGTGGATCTGTGCTTGACGACCTGGGTGCAACAAACCAACCAGTCAATTCACCAGAAAG attCAATGCAACTCTAAATGAGGTGAATGGGGTTGTGGAGAAAATAACCAGTTCTAATCCCAACTTCATCAGAGATATAGATCAGGATGAGGATGCTTGCAACTCAGAAGAGTTGCACATCAGTGATCAATGTTCAGAATCATTTTTCAAGTGGACAGTGGCCCAGATGTACCCTGAAAAGCAGAATAACTTTAACTCAGCAG ATCTCCTCCTGCCAGAAGAGGTCATAGTTGTTGCTTACCTGCCAAAATTCAAGCGACATCTACCCACACTGAAAGCCAAACTTTCCAGGCTGAGGACTCTTCCTGTGGTCGACCCACTGCTGAGCTCAACAGGAGACACCATCTCTGAGGAATCAATATTCAGGTGCAAACATGGTTTTATATTCACCCAAAA GCATTGTGCTGCATATGAAAAAACACCTGACATGTGCACCAGTGACACTCAGACATGTGCAAATGTACATGAGGAGTTTGGCAAAGAGACACTTATTAAGGAagag TCTCTGTTGTTGCCTGTAGTAGTGGACACTTTTAAAATGACCACAGAAAATTACACCTCCTTTTCAAATATTAGTGGTCAAATAGATGTTGCTCCTGAGCTGCTGGAGGAACAGCTTCCAGTTGTGGATGTGCTTCATCAAG CTGCCCTTTCAGATGCATCAGTATCAGTGAATAAAGCCCAGTTTGATTTTGATAAGGAGCACAGTGAAGAATGCGAGATGAATGGATGCCTGATGGATCCAGATTTAATTC GACATCTGGTGCTTCCATATGAAATGGAGCTGGACGTGACTCTGTCACCAACTCCCAAAAAAGGTCACACCCATCTCTGCCTGTCCACTTCTGAGCTCAAGAAGAAAGCAATGTCACAGCTTGGCAGACA ATGTTTGGTGTCATCGAGAGCTCAAAAAGAAATGGAGAGGGCATGTTGGAAAGCAGAGAAGCATCTAAACTTTGTGGTGGGCTTACTGTTGGCAG AGCCTCCGATATCTGTGCCAGCAATCAACTACCAGCCTCTACCCGAGGCCTTGAAAGTCATAAAATCAGAAAGACAAGACTTTATATGTGCTGGTGGTGAACTGGAGTCACAGCTGAGCACAGGAGTCGCACATGAGTTCACTGAGAGCATGATGACTGGGTTTCCCACGACTGAAGTGGAAAAGATGGAAGACTTTAAGAAAGTGTCACCGGGACATGTCCTAT CCACAGTAAGACCCGTCGTGATGAGTCCTACAAATAATACTCTGTTAACTCACATGAAGAAACCTGAAGATGCTGCTCTTCAAGCAGAGGCTGCTAGAGATAATCgtcaacaaaaagaaatcactgcTGACATGTCTCAGAACACCCTTctgcaaaatgtcaacacaaacaatgaggaagtaaaaatgtcaaaacctGCTGCTTCCGCAAACGCCAAAGATCCCAGTCCTAAAGTGAGGTTCTCCGATTTGGCAGCTTTGTCTTCTGCTCATAAGAACGACACCGTCACAGGTGGTGAAGACTTTCAGACCAAGCACAGTTTCCTCCCTCCAGAGCAGGCTGTGTCCACCACACTGAAAATAAGAGACAATCTCAGTCATCAGCCAATTACTAAACGTCCACCAGAGAAGGACCTTGACCCTCTCTCCACCTTCATGATACTTAGATCCCAGCAGACAACTCCAGTTACTGCAGCACCACAGAGCTCAGTCAGTACTCCAG CACCACTGGAAGCTTCATCACAGCCGCAACCTCCTCCAGAGCAGATACAAATATCGGAGAGGAGATCAATTTATATGGGTGGTACTGTGTCAGGAAATGCCTCTAGAGTGCAGGAGTCAGCCGGTCGGTGGAAAGTCATCAGTCATGCAGTCAGTCAGGAGAAACCAGACAGCAGAGTAATACAGCTTCAAGCTACAG ACAGCCAGCAGCATGCCTACTGTGAGCTGCTGGCCATCGCTCAGCCTTGTTTGAACTCTGTTAGACAGCTGGGCCTCAACTTCCCTGTGTGGGGGGACTTCAGCTGCCTGGCCCCCGACCAAACGCGCTTCATCCTCAAACAGCAGGAGAAGGCTCTGTGCAGAATAAAGGCTTCAAGCCCAGAGCTGATCAAAG AACAGGAACTGATTTTCAGAAAGGCCGCTCTGATTCATGTGCTGGTGACATCcaaggagctgctgctgaagtgtgACCTCAGTACTGCACTGG CATACCTTAGTAAGGCAGCTGAGACATGTTTGGAGCAGAATTTGGAGCAGCTGACGAAGAGGCTGCagatcatcctcttcctcagtcGCAAGAACAAGGAGTCTGACCTCAaactgcaggagctgcagcagctgctggctTCATGGCTGCACAGCGGGAAAGGACAGAGCAACATGGACAAA ATTCTTGTCATATTATCAACTGACCCTGACAGCAACAGATCTACAATCACCAACATCTTGAGTCAAGTTCCCG GTGCTACGGTGACTGTCCTGAGTCCTGGGGAGAATAAGTCCAAAGTGAATGGTGCCAGTGTGGTCAGcag TGtgtctgacagtgtgtgtgcagtggtgtTTGAGCAGCACATAGGTCCAGACTTCCCCTGGAACAGTTTCTGTCTGGTGGTGGAGTATGACTCTCCGGGCCAGTCTGCTTGGTCCACAGTCTGCAGAGAGAGGAGCATCAGTCACCTTACCTTCAGCACCAGCATCACTGACACTG CGAAGGAGAACTGTCTGGAAGACAGCGTGCCTTATGTGCTGCTTGTGACAGGAGAGCTTCTCAATTGTCCACTGCTGCTACAAACACTCGAGTCAGA GTTTAATATAACCGTGTTGGAGAGGAGCCACTGTCCATCCCTGCAGATACTTGGTGGGACTCAACACTATTCTGTGGTCACAGTGGATGAAAGTACTGCTATAATAGTTCAG AAGCAGGATGAGCTGCATCAGGAACGAGCTAGTGAGGGTCTGGTGATGAGGCTGaccgctctctctcttcagtaTAGCTGCTGTTGGTTGATCCTGCACTGCCCAGACATCCACGGAGGAGG ATTTTATGGCGAAGCCTTCAGCAACTTGGTGTTGGTTTATTCTTCTCTGGTGCTGTTTGGGATGAAGTCCAAGGATCTACAGATCAAG GTTCTGATAGTGTCAGAGGTTTTGGAAATTGCCAAGTGGATCAGTCGGCTCTGCTTCCACAGCCTGATGTCCAGTGACAGGGATCCTGTCAGTTACCTGGACAGAGACTGGTTGAGTGTGATGCCTTCACAG GAGGAAGAGTGTCTGTTGCAGTTCCCATGCATTAACTCTCTGGTTAGTCAGCTCATGTTGAGGAGAGCGCCAACCCTCCAGTGGTTGCTTGGAGCCTCGCTGCCACAGCTGAATGAGCTCCTCCCTGAGGTGCCACACAAAGTCCTCAAG CTGTTCAGTGACACCACTTCCCTTTACACACTGACCACACCACTCAACCAGCCAAAGTCTCCAACagtgaccacagacacaaaccaaCAAACCTTCCAACCTCATCGTTCCACGTcccctcctcctcagcagccaTTCTCTAACCATCACAACACCAACGTCCTGTTTACACCTGCGAGTACAGGGAGCAGCTTCTTTGACCAAGACCCAGACCTGATATTGCAAGACGAAAACAGTGACTTCAGACTGGACCCTAGTTCCTTTGGCAATCCAGATGGTTTCCTGCAGAGCAGCTGGCCCAGTGGTGAGTTCTGGGGAAAGGAGGAGACGTTTTCAGGATGGAGAAGCACAACTGGAGCAGTCGGAAGAGTTATCAGGAGAGTCAACGACGAATGGAAACTTGGGCCTCCACTAAACCTCAGCGGCAACACTAGCTGCCTTTACAACACCGAGGACAGTCCTCTCAAGCTGGACTCTACCCTCAGGTCGAGTCCAGTCCTGCAGCAGCTACCTGATGTCAACACTCAAATGCCAAGGTACTCTTCTGTCCTCAGTGACCTCCAGCATCCTAACATCCACCACATCACCTGCAGCCTGCTGAGCCCTCCCACCGGAGTCACTCTGTGGAGTCCACAAAGAAGTGGCCAAGGCTGCCGTTCTAACAGCAACAGGATAAAAGTGATTTCACCCAAGTATGGCTCCAAAAAATGCTGGATAGGACGAGAGCGGAAGAGGAGTGGGGAGGCTGCAGACGTGGTtggaacag aACTGACGCCTCTGAAGAAGGGCAGGCTGAGCTATGAGAGGGTTCCGGGCAGAAGTGACGGACAGACGAGGCTTAAACTATTTTAA
- the LOC131464113 gene encoding protein shortage in chiasmata 1 ortholog isoform X2 yields the protein MSENDTCLMPQIFSTIRYKALDYVFETTTSLKVMMNLLALPTPYLMSTHDVYPHSGKVPEVTYRTPWIRGKVISTCKLFVSGSVLDDLGATNQPVNSPERFNATLNEVNGVVEKITSSNPNFIRDIDQDEDACNSEELHISDQCSESFFKWTVAQMYPEKQNNFNSADLLLPEEVIVVAYLPKFKRHLPTLKAKLSRLRTLPVVDPLLSSTGDTISEESIFRCKHGFIFTQKHCAAYEKTPDMCTSDTQTCANVHEEFGKETLIKEESLLLPVVVDTFKMTTENYTSFSNISGQIDVAPELLEEQLPVVDVLHQAALSDASVSVNKAQFDFDKEHSEECEMNGCLMDPDLIRHLVLPYEMELDVTLSPTPKKGHTHLCLSTSELKKKAMSQLGRQCLVSSRAQKEMERACWKAEKHLNFVVGLLLAEPPISVPAINYQPLPEALKVIKSERQDFICAGGELESQLSTGVAHEFTESMMTGFPTTEVEKMEDFKKVSPGHVLSTVRPVVMSPTNNTLLTHMKKPEDAALQAEAARDNRQQKEITADMSQNTLLQNVNTNNEEVKMSKPAASANAKDPSPKVRFSDLAALSSAHKNDTVTGGEDFQTKHSFLPPEQAVSTTLKIRDNLSHQPITKRPPEKDLDPLSTFMILRSQQTTPVTAAPQSSVSTPAPLEASSQPQPPPEQIQISERRSIYMGGTVSGNASRVQESAGRWKVISHAVSQEKPDSRVIQLQATDSQQHAYCELLAIAQPCLNSVRQLGLNFPVWGDFSCLAPDQTRFILKQQEKALCRIKASSPELIKEQELIFRKAALIHVLVTSKELLLKCDLSTALAYLSKAAETCLEQNLEQLTKRLQIILFLSRKNKESDLKLQELQQLLASWLHSGKGQSNMDKILVILSTDPDSNRSTITNILSQVPGATVTVLSPGENKSKVNGASVVSSVCAVVFEQHIGPDFPWNSFCLVVEYDSPGQSAWSTVCRERSISHLTFSTSITDTAKENCLEDSVPYVLLVTGELLNCPLLLQTLESEFNITVLERSHCPSLQILGGTQHYSVVTVDESTAIIVQKQDELHQERASEGLVMRLTALSLQYSCCWLILHCPDIHGGGFYGEAFSNLVLVYSSLVLFGMKSKDLQIKVLIVSEVLEIAKWISRLCFHSLMSSDRDPVSYLDRDWLSVMPSQEEECLLQFPCINSLVSQLMLRRAPTLQWLLGASLPQLNELLPEVPHKVLKLFSDTTSLYTLTTPLNQPKSPTVTTDTNQQTFQPHRSTSPPPQQPFSNHHNTNVLFTPASTGSSFFDQDPDLILQDENSDFRLDPSSFGNPDGFLQSSWPSGEFWGKEETFSGWRSTTGAVGRVIRRVNDEWKLGPPLNLSGNTSCLYNTEDSPLKLDSTLRSSPVLQQLPDVNTQMPRYSSVLSDLQHPNIHHITCSLLSPPTGVTLWSPQRSGQGCRSNSNRIKVISPKYGSKKCWIGRERKRSGEAADVVGTELTPLKKGRLSYERVPGRSDGQTRLKLF from the exons AT GTCTGAAAACGACACATGTTTAATGCCTCAGATTTTCTCTACAATCAGATATAAAGCACTTGACTATGTGTTTGAA ACGACCACCAGTTTGAAAGTTATGATGAACTTGCTGGCTCTGCCAACACCTTATTTAATGAGTACACATGACGTGTACCCTCACAGTGGTAAAGTTCCTGAGGTCACCTACAGAACACCGTGGATCAGAG GAAAGGTAATCTCCACTTGCAAACTTTTTGTCAGTGGATCTGTGCTTGACGACCTGGGTGCAACAAACCAACCAGTCAATTCACCAGAAAG attCAATGCAACTCTAAATGAGGTGAATGGGGTTGTGGAGAAAATAACCAGTTCTAATCCCAACTTCATCAGAGATATAGATCAGGATGAGGATGCTTGCAACTCAGAAGAGTTGCACATCAGTGATCAATGTTCAGAATCATTTTTCAAGTGGACAGTGGCCCAGATGTACCCTGAAAAGCAGAATAACTTTAACTCAGCAG ATCTCCTCCTGCCAGAAGAGGTCATAGTTGTTGCTTACCTGCCAAAATTCAAGCGACATCTACCCACACTGAAAGCCAAACTTTCCAGGCTGAGGACTCTTCCTGTGGTCGACCCACTGCTGAGCTCAACAGGAGACACCATCTCTGAGGAATCAATATTCAGGTGCAAACATGGTTTTATATTCACCCAAAA GCATTGTGCTGCATATGAAAAAACACCTGACATGTGCACCAGTGACACTCAGACATGTGCAAATGTACATGAGGAGTTTGGCAAAGAGACACTTATTAAGGAagag TCTCTGTTGTTGCCTGTAGTAGTGGACACTTTTAAAATGACCACAGAAAATTACACCTCCTTTTCAAATATTAGTGGTCAAATAGATGTTGCTCCTGAGCTGCTGGAGGAACAGCTTCCAGTTGTGGATGTGCTTCATCAAG CTGCCCTTTCAGATGCATCAGTATCAGTGAATAAAGCCCAGTTTGATTTTGATAAGGAGCACAGTGAAGAATGCGAGATGAATGGATGCCTGATGGATCCAGATTTAATTC GACATCTGGTGCTTCCATATGAAATGGAGCTGGACGTGACTCTGTCACCAACTCCCAAAAAAGGTCACACCCATCTCTGCCTGTCCACTTCTGAGCTCAAGAAGAAAGCAATGTCACAGCTTGGCAGACA ATGTTTGGTGTCATCGAGAGCTCAAAAAGAAATGGAGAGGGCATGTTGGAAAGCAGAGAAGCATCTAAACTTTGTGGTGGGCTTACTGTTGGCAG AGCCTCCGATATCTGTGCCAGCAATCAACTACCAGCCTCTACCCGAGGCCTTGAAAGTCATAAAATCAGAAAGACAAGACTTTATATGTGCTGGTGGTGAACTGGAGTCACAGCTGAGCACAGGAGTCGCACATGAGTTCACTGAGAGCATGATGACTGGGTTTCCCACGACTGAAGTGGAAAAGATGGAAGACTTTAAGAAAGTGTCACCGGGACATGTCCTAT CCACAGTAAGACCCGTCGTGATGAGTCCTACAAATAATACTCTGTTAACTCACATGAAGAAACCTGAAGATGCTGCTCTTCAAGCAGAGGCTGCTAGAGATAATCgtcaacaaaaagaaatcactgcTGACATGTCTCAGAACACCCTTctgcaaaatgtcaacacaaacaatgaggaagtaaaaatgtcaaaacctGCTGCTTCCGCAAACGCCAAAGATCCCAGTCCTAAAGTGAGGTTCTCCGATTTGGCAGCTTTGTCTTCTGCTCATAAGAACGACACCGTCACAGGTGGTGAAGACTTTCAGACCAAGCACAGTTTCCTCCCTCCAGAGCAGGCTGTGTCCACCACACTGAAAATAAGAGACAATCTCAGTCATCAGCCAATTACTAAACGTCCACCAGAGAAGGACCTTGACCCTCTCTCCACCTTCATGATACTTAGATCCCAGCAGACAACTCCAGTTACTGCAGCACCACAGAGCTCAGTCAGTACTCCAG CACCACTGGAAGCTTCATCACAGCCGCAACCTCCTCCAGAGCAGATACAAATATCGGAGAGGAGATCAATTTATATGGGTGGTACTGTGTCAGGAAATGCCTCTAGAGTGCAGGAGTCAGCCGGTCGGTGGAAAGTCATCAGTCATGCAGTCAGTCAGGAGAAACCAGACAGCAGAGTAATACAGCTTCAAGCTACAG ACAGCCAGCAGCATGCCTACTGTGAGCTGCTGGCCATCGCTCAGCCTTGTTTGAACTCTGTTAGACAGCTGGGCCTCAACTTCCCTGTGTGGGGGGACTTCAGCTGCCTGGCCCCCGACCAAACGCGCTTCATCCTCAAACAGCAGGAGAAGGCTCTGTGCAGAATAAAGGCTTCAAGCCCAGAGCTGATCAAAG AACAGGAACTGATTTTCAGAAAGGCCGCTCTGATTCATGTGCTGGTGACATCcaaggagctgctgctgaagtgtgACCTCAGTACTGCACTGG CATACCTTAGTAAGGCAGCTGAGACATGTTTGGAGCAGAATTTGGAGCAGCTGACGAAGAGGCTGCagatcatcctcttcctcagtcGCAAGAACAAGGAGTCTGACCTCAaactgcaggagctgcagcagctgctggctTCATGGCTGCACAGCGGGAAAGGACAGAGCAACATGGACAAA ATTCTTGTCATATTATCAACTGACCCTGACAGCAACAGATCTACAATCACCAACATCTTGAGTCAAGTTCCCG GTGCTACGGTGACTGTCCTGAGTCCTGGGGAGAATAAGTCCAAAGTGAATGGTGCCAGTGTGGTCAGcag tgtgtgtgcagtggtgtTTGAGCAGCACATAGGTCCAGACTTCCCCTGGAACAGTTTCTGTCTGGTGGTGGAGTATGACTCTCCGGGCCAGTCTGCTTGGTCCACAGTCTGCAGAGAGAGGAGCATCAGTCACCTTACCTTCAGCACCAGCATCACTGACACTG CGAAGGAGAACTGTCTGGAAGACAGCGTGCCTTATGTGCTGCTTGTGACAGGAGAGCTTCTCAATTGTCCACTGCTGCTACAAACACTCGAGTCAGA GTTTAATATAACCGTGTTGGAGAGGAGCCACTGTCCATCCCTGCAGATACTTGGTGGGACTCAACACTATTCTGTGGTCACAGTGGATGAAAGTACTGCTATAATAGTTCAG AAGCAGGATGAGCTGCATCAGGAACGAGCTAGTGAGGGTCTGGTGATGAGGCTGaccgctctctctcttcagtaTAGCTGCTGTTGGTTGATCCTGCACTGCCCAGACATCCACGGAGGAGG ATTTTATGGCGAAGCCTTCAGCAACTTGGTGTTGGTTTATTCTTCTCTGGTGCTGTTTGGGATGAAGTCCAAGGATCTACAGATCAAG GTTCTGATAGTGTCAGAGGTTTTGGAAATTGCCAAGTGGATCAGTCGGCTCTGCTTCCACAGCCTGATGTCCAGTGACAGGGATCCTGTCAGTTACCTGGACAGAGACTGGTTGAGTGTGATGCCTTCACAG GAGGAAGAGTGTCTGTTGCAGTTCCCATGCATTAACTCTCTGGTTAGTCAGCTCATGTTGAGGAGAGCGCCAACCCTCCAGTGGTTGCTTGGAGCCTCGCTGCCACAGCTGAATGAGCTCCTCCCTGAGGTGCCACACAAAGTCCTCAAG CTGTTCAGTGACACCACTTCCCTTTACACACTGACCACACCACTCAACCAGCCAAAGTCTCCAACagtgaccacagacacaaaccaaCAAACCTTCCAACCTCATCGTTCCACGTcccctcctcctcagcagccaTTCTCTAACCATCACAACACCAACGTCCTGTTTACACCTGCGAGTACAGGGAGCAGCTTCTTTGACCAAGACCCAGACCTGATATTGCAAGACGAAAACAGTGACTTCAGACTGGACCCTAGTTCCTTTGGCAATCCAGATGGTTTCCTGCAGAGCAGCTGGCCCAGTGGTGAGTTCTGGGGAAAGGAGGAGACGTTTTCAGGATGGAGAAGCACAACTGGAGCAGTCGGAAGAGTTATCAGGAGAGTCAACGACGAATGGAAACTTGGGCCTCCACTAAACCTCAGCGGCAACACTAGCTGCCTTTACAACACCGAGGACAGTCCTCTCAAGCTGGACTCTACCCTCAGGTCGAGTCCAGTCCTGCAGCAGCTACCTGATGTCAACACTCAAATGCCAAGGTACTCTTCTGTCCTCAGTGACCTCCAGCATCCTAACATCCACCACATCACCTGCAGCCTGCTGAGCCCTCCCACCGGAGTCACTCTGTGGAGTCCACAAAGAAGTGGCCAAGGCTGCCGTTCTAACAGCAACAGGATAAAAGTGATTTCACCCAAGTATGGCTCCAAAAAATGCTGGATAGGACGAGAGCGGAAGAGGAGTGGGGAGGCTGCAGACGTGGTtggaacag aACTGACGCCTCTGAAGAAGGGCAGGCTGAGCTATGAGAGGGTTCCGGGCAGAAGTGACGGACAGACGAGGCTTAAACTATTTTAA